From Verrucomicrobia bacterium S94, the proteins below share one genomic window:
- a CDS encoding N-acetylgalactosamine-4-sulfatase, which yields MRRFVGPVLSLFILVMFSSARMPNVLLIVTDDQGYGDLSCHGNPYIRTPEIDQLYTDGVRLTDFHVDPTCAPTRAALMTGRYSAKTGVWLTYGSRHHLRRNETTMADVFKANGYRTAIFGKWHLGDAYPFRVNDRGFDESLIHGGGVIAETPDYWNNNYYDDTYFRNGKPEKVTGYCTDVWTREAMQFVERNKERPFFCYLAYNAPHGPLHVPEKYRKPFEKDHDPKRSAFYGMIVSIDENIGRLMDKLRVLDLERDTIVVFMNDNGTNGGAYVGPHGRDGWVNSGYNAGMRGTKTSHYEGGHRAACLVRWPAGGIDGGHDLTGLTAHIDWLPTFIDWCGLKNTSALPFDGTSLAESFRTGKAPDRILVVHDQGRFGSPVKDGPLIKYKDFSVMQGCWRLTGEAELFNLKNDPSQRKNVAAQHPEKTEQLKGAYENWWEAVSADEDVFCPFVINPEKQRVVMISAQNYLGGNVAYSQRSVRKGEGAETGWTMIDVEKPGTYEIALRRWPRESGLAICALPETYSQKPETHFVETINDKAFNVERARLKIGGFDRTVPVSASDQEIVFEVRLGAGLQRIESWFTMNDGSCKAAYYIYIEPGK from the coding sequence ATGAGGAGATTCGTTGGGCCGGTTCTTTCGCTGTTTATTCTGGTGATGTTTTCGTCGGCGCGGATGCCGAATGTGCTGCTGATTGTTACCGATGATCAGGGCTATGGCGATCTGTCGTGCCATGGGAATCCGTATATCCGGACGCCGGAGATTGATCAGCTTTATACCGATGGTGTACGGCTTACGGATTTTCATGTGGATCCCACCTGTGCGCCGACCCGTGCGGCTCTGATGACGGGCCGCTATTCCGCAAAAACCGGTGTGTGGCTGACTTATGGCAGCCGGCATCATCTGCGTCGCAATGAAACCACCATGGCGGATGTTTTCAAAGCCAACGGCTACCGAACCGCTATTTTCGGAAAATGGCATCTGGGCGATGCCTATCCGTTTCGTGTGAATGACCGCGGATTTGATGAATCGCTTATCCATGGCGGCGGCGTGATTGCTGAAACGCCGGACTATTGGAACAACAATTATTATGACGACACCTACTTCCGAAATGGAAAACCCGAAAAGGTAACAGGCTATTGTACCGATGTCTGGACCCGGGAGGCGATGCAGTTTGTGGAGCGGAATAAAGAGCGCCCGTTCTTCTGTTATCTGGCCTACAATGCGCCGCACGGTCCGCTGCACGTTCCTGAAAAATACCGCAAACCGTTTGAAAAGGATCATGATCCGAAACGCTCGGCATTTTATGGGATGATCGTCAGTATCGATGAAAATATCGGTCGTCTTATGGATAAGCTTCGGGTATTGGACCTCGAACGCGATACGATTGTGGTTTTCATGAATGACAACGGAACCAACGGTGGGGCTTATGTCGGTCCGCATGGCCGCGACGGCTGGGTAAACAGCGGTTACAATGCCGGTATGCGCGGCACCAAAACTTCGCACTACGAAGGCGGACACCGGGCGGCCTGTCTGGTCCGCTGGCCGGCCGGAGGAATTGACGGCGGTCACGATTTAACCGGTCTTACAGCGCATATCGACTGGCTGCCGACGTTTATTGACTGGTGCGGGCTTAAAAATACCTCAGCGTTACCGTTCGATGGCACTTCATTGGCCGAATCCTTCAGAACTGGGAAGGCTCCGGATCGCATACTGGTTGTACATGATCAAGGGCGTTTCGGCAGTCCTGTAAAGGACGGCCCATTGATCAAATACAAGGATTTTTCTGTCATGCAGGGGTGCTGGAGGCTGACCGGTGAAGCTGAGCTGTTCAATCTGAAAAATGATCCGTCGCAGCGGAAAAATGTCGCCGCCCAGCATCCGGAAAAAACGGAGCAGCTGAAAGGGGCCTATGAGAACTGGTGGGAGGCGGTTTCGGCCGACGAGGATGTTTTCTGTCCGTTTGTCATCAATCCGGAAAAACAACGGGTGGTTATGATTTCCGCGCAGAATTATCTCGGAGGAAATGTGGCCTACAGTCAGCGCTCTGTGCGCAAGGGCGAAGGTGCGGAAACAGGCTGGACGATGATTGATGTGGAAAAACCGGGAACATATGAAATCGCACTGCGCCGCTGGCCGCGCGAATCCGGGCTGGCGATCTGCGCTCTTCCGGAAACGTATTCGCAGAAACCCGAAACCCATTTTGTGGAAACTATAAACGATAAGGCGTTCAATGTTGAACGTGCACGTCTTAAAATCGGCGGATTTGACCGAACGGTTCCGGTTTCAGCAAGCGATCAGGAAATCGTTTTTGAAGTCCGGCTTGGGGCGGGGTTGCAGCGGATCGAATCCTGGTTCACGATGAATGACGGCTCCTGCAAAGCCGCCTATTACATTTATATTGAACCGGGTAAATAA
- a CDS encoding MFS transporter — MKNTFKWLNISQFTGAFNDNAFKMTAVIVLISLLGDRSLPTVIATCSALFVTPFILFSNTAGALADRFSKKNIIIVSKWMEVGLLTVSIPALLSGLAWPIYVLLFLLCCQSALFGPAKRGIIPELVKDEDLSRANGYLTAATYVAIILGTALPALMIGYLGRSSLLVLTVCAALALIGAFASYKMADVPAFGKTRNASPWIIPDVVHALKSLKDDDWAKQAALGLVLFGGITALFQQTLVLYGREVLGMTVERAPMLFPLAAVGIGIGALLTGKLSKHTIEIGLIPVGALGVMLSAIGLSFAAGPIVIGGWIVLLGMCCGMYLVPLNAFLQKHIPADKRGAVFGATGFLSFSTMVAASGLFYVLTAVLHINARGCVLATGLIAAVPAVIACLRLPGFFTRFWLIRLVKRLYKIRFQGLENLPREGGALLICNHTAYADALLLQAATGRPIRFVMSRDVFKTWKWAYPFFKLTNCIPIHTSDGPRALARSLKEARTAMEAGAIVGIFPEGALTTNGNLMKFNKGFEKIAHNSGCPIIPAHIGNIWGSIFSFKNGKPGFRKPEQFPRPVSVRFGKALPTDTPADEARRVIAELGADYAREQSLKPGNTLPHTFIAQARRNWFRPAASDTLGQQASYGKLLIGAVALANRLKAITDNQRNLGIFLPTSVGNVISNLAVTLSGKTTVNLNWTASAEAQASAIRQAEIKYVITSRRFVRNMEQPKLPVHWLYLEDLLKKLTPAEKFRAGLSALFASPKHLAGGREPQPEDIATLIFSSGTTGTPKGVMLSHANILSNVESTQAVQDFTTRDSMCAVLPLFHAFGYLGLMWWPLLKGIRTVYHPNPLQTTRMTRLIREEKLTALLVTPTFLQAYARKAAADDFRSLKHVITGGEKLRTDVAVAFKEKYGIQPMEGYGCTELSPVALLSLKNGHRAGSAGQPLPGIAVRIVDPETFEPLPDDTEGLMLIKGPNVMQGYLNQPERTADVLKEGWYNTGDIAKMDSSGFVYINGRLSRFSKIGGEMVPHGMIEEALQQVADTEEPCVAVVGVEDQTKGEQLAVCYTPAAGDPETLISKLRGLGLPNLWIPRAANFFHLPELPTLGTGKLDLQSLHKTVRAS, encoded by the coding sequence ATGAAAAATACATTCAAATGGTTAAATATCAGTCAGTTCACCGGAGCCTTTAACGACAATGCCTTCAAAATGACCGCCGTTATAGTTCTGATTTCCCTTTTAGGTGACCGGAGCCTGCCGACAGTCATTGCAACCTGCTCAGCGCTCTTCGTCACCCCCTTCATCCTGTTCTCCAACACGGCCGGTGCGCTGGCCGATCGATTCAGTAAAAAAAACATCATCATTGTCAGTAAATGGATGGAAGTCGGCCTGCTGACAGTTTCCATTCCCGCCCTGCTTTCCGGTCTGGCTTGGCCGATCTATGTACTGCTTTTCCTGCTCTGTTGTCAGAGCGCCCTGTTCGGTCCGGCCAAACGCGGCATTATTCCGGAACTGGTGAAAGATGAAGATCTCTCCCGCGCCAATGGCTACCTGACTGCCGCCACCTACGTCGCCATCATTCTGGGCACCGCACTGCCTGCACTGATGATCGGCTATCTCGGACGCAGCTCCCTGCTGGTTCTGACGGTCTGTGCAGCCCTTGCACTGATCGGTGCATTTGCTTCGTATAAAATGGCCGATGTTCCGGCCTTTGGAAAAACACGGAATGCGTCACCGTGGATTATCCCGGATGTCGTTCATGCGCTAAAATCACTCAAAGACGACGACTGGGCCAAACAGGCGGCACTCGGTCTCGTGCTCTTCGGCGGCATCACAGCACTATTTCAACAGACTCTCGTGCTCTATGGCCGCGAAGTCCTCGGCATGACCGTCGAACGCGCCCCCATGCTTTTCCCGCTGGCCGCCGTCGGCATTGGCATCGGCGCCCTGCTGACGGGAAAACTCTCCAAACATACGATTGAAATCGGCCTGATTCCCGTCGGCGCCCTTGGCGTGATGCTCAGCGCCATCGGCCTGTCCTTCGCCGCCGGACCAATCGTGATCGGCGGATGGATTGTCCTGCTCGGTATGTGCTGCGGCATGTATCTGGTTCCGCTGAACGCCTTCCTGCAGAAACACATACCGGCTGACAAACGCGGCGCCGTGTTCGGAGCCACCGGCTTCCTGAGTTTCTCCACCATGGTCGCGGCTTCAGGACTGTTTTATGTTCTCACCGCCGTCCTTCACATAAACGCCCGCGGCTGCGTTCTGGCGACCGGACTCATCGCTGCAGTACCGGCTGTAATCGCCTGCCTGCGCCTGCCGGGCTTCTTCACGCGCTTCTGGCTGATTCGCCTAGTCAAGCGCCTCTATAAAATCCGTTTCCAAGGATTGGAAAATCTACCGCGTGAAGGCGGAGCCCTGCTGATCTGCAACCACACCGCCTATGCCGACGCCCTGCTGCTGCAGGCCGCCACCGGCCGACCGATCCGGTTTGTCATGTCGCGCGATGTCTTCAAAACCTGGAAATGGGCCTACCCCTTTTTCAAACTCACCAACTGCATTCCGATCCACACCTCCGACGGTCCCCGCGCCCTCGCCCGCTCGCTCAAAGAAGCTCGTACAGCCATGGAAGCCGGTGCCATTGTAGGGATCTTTCCGGAAGGCGCACTGACCACCAACGGCAATCTGATGAAATTCAATAAAGGTTTTGAGAAAATCGCCCACAACAGCGGTTGCCCGATCATTCCGGCACATATCGGCAACATCTGGGGCAGCATATTCAGTTTTAAAAATGGAAAACCGGGCTTCCGCAAACCGGAACAGTTCCCCCGTCCGGTCTCGGTTCGTTTCGGCAAGGCGCTACCGACCGATACCCCGGCCGATGAAGCCCGCCGCGTCATTGCCGAGCTCGGTGCCGACTATGCCCGCGAACAGAGTCTGAAACCCGGAAACACGCTTCCTCACACGTTCATCGCCCAGGCCCGCCGGAACTGGTTCCGCCCGGCAGCCTCGGACACACTCGGACAGCAGGCGTCCTACGGAAAACTGCTGATCGGGGCCGTCGCGCTGGCCAACCGGTTAAAAGCAATTACGGATAATCAGAGAAATCTGGGCATTTTCCTGCCGACCTCGGTCGGGAACGTCATCAGCAATCTTGCCGTTACCCTCTCCGGAAAAACGACCGTAAACCTGAACTGGACAGCCTCCGCCGAAGCTCAGGCCTCAGCAATACGTCAGGCTGAAATAAAATATGTTATCACCTCGCGCCGTTTTGTCCGGAACATGGAACAGCCGAAGCTTCCGGTACATTGGCTCTACCTGGAGGATCTGCTGAAAAAACTGACGCCAGCTGAAAAATTCCGCGCCGGTCTATCCGCGCTGTTCGCCTCTCCGAAACACCTGGCCGGTGGACGCGAACCGCAACCTGAGGATATTGCGACTCTGATCTTTTCCTCCGGAACCACCGGCACGCCGAAAGGAGTAATGCTCAGCCACGCCAATATACTTTCAAATGTGGAATCCACGCAGGCCGTCCAGGATTTCACAACCCGGGATTCCATGTGCGCCGTTCTTCCGTTGTTTCATGCATTCGGCTATCTCGGCCTGATGTGGTGGCCGCTGCTCAAAGGCATTCGGACCGTTTATCATCCCAATCCGCTGCAGACCACCCGTATGACCCGGTTGATCAGAGAAGAAAAACTCACAGCGCTGCTGGTTACACCGACCTTCCTACAGGCATACGCCCGGAAAGCAGCGGCCGATGATTTCCGATCGCTGAAACACGTCATCACCGGCGGCGAAAAACTGCGCACCGATGTGGCCGTCGCCTTTAAAGAAAAATACGGAATACAGCCGATGGAAGGCTACGGCTGCACCGAACTTTCGCCGGTAGCATTGCTCAGCCTGAAAAACGGACACCGAGCCGGCAGTGCCGGTCAGCCCCTGCCGGGCATCGCCGTCCGCATCGTTGATCCGGAAACGTTTGAACCCCTGCCGGATGATACCGAAGGGCTGATGCTGATCAAGGGACCGAATGTGATGCAGGGCTACCTCAATCAGCCGGAACGAACTGCCGATGTGCTGAAGGAGGGCTGGTATAATACCGGCGACATCGCCAAAATGGATTCATCCGGTTTCGTCTACATCAACGGCCGTCTTTCCCGTTTCAGTAAAATCGGCGGAGAAATGGTGCCGCACGGTATGATTGAGGAGGCACTGCAGCAGGTTGCAGATACCGAAGAACCCTGCGTAGCCGTAGTCGGAGTTGAAGATCAGACCAAAGGCGAACAGCTGGCCGTCTGCTACACTCCGGCCGCTGGTGACCCTGAAACACTGATTTCCAAACTCCGGGGTCTTGGACTTCCTAATCTGTGGATTCCGCGCGCTGCAAACTTTTTCCACCTGCCGGAACTACCGACACTGGGCACCGGAAAACTCGACCTTCAGTCACTTCATAAAACTGTGAGGGCATCATGA
- the thiI gene encoding tRNA 4-thiouridine(8) synthase ThiI, whose protein sequence is MQYDAILIRLGELFLKGKNRQRFVDRLFQTAKNKLAGFPELKLEKERDHFMVMLNGTDCESVLKQLDLVFGIHSYALGTMCESDMDAICATALPAAIRACKNRKSIKFESKRNWKKFGLNSIEISQRVAQYVGTHAPEGSIKFNVKQPDLVIRVFVKEHQTLIVSEVRPAAGGLPIGLNGRALLMLSGGLDSPVAGYFMMKRGLVVEGIHFESPPYTTVRARQKVYDLAEKMAHYLPRGKMLIHIVPFTKLQRAIFDNVPESYGMTVMRRMMYRVTEHIANDRKIRLLANGESLGQVASQTPDSMWAINAVTHLPVIRPLACMDKVDIMETARRIDTYDISIRPFEDCCTVFVPKYPSTSPSLKKCEKYEGFFDWAPLVEKCAQAAETVTVEAGKPIRLDTDTTDEICSLL, encoded by the coding sequence ATGCAATATGACGCCATATTAATTCGTCTCGGAGAATTGTTTCTGAAGGGGAAAAACAGACAGCGGTTTGTTGACCGGTTGTTTCAAACCGCAAAAAACAAGCTCGCCGGTTTTCCGGAGCTGAAACTGGAAAAGGAACGTGATCATTTTATGGTGATGCTGAATGGAACGGATTGCGAGTCCGTGCTGAAGCAGCTTGACCTGGTGTTCGGTATCCACTCCTATGCGTTGGGCACGATGTGTGAATCCGATATGGACGCCATTTGCGCAACCGCATTGCCGGCGGCAATCCGTGCGTGTAAGAACAGGAAAAGCATTAAGTTCGAGTCGAAGCGCAACTGGAAAAAGTTCGGGCTCAATTCCATCGAAATTTCCCAGCGGGTTGCGCAGTATGTCGGTACGCATGCGCCGGAAGGATCAATTAAATTCAACGTCAAACAGCCGGATCTGGTGATCCGTGTTTTTGTGAAGGAGCATCAGACGCTGATTGTTTCGGAGGTGCGGCCGGCGGCGGGCGGGCTTCCGATCGGTCTGAACGGGCGGGCGCTGCTGATGCTTTCGGGCGGGCTGGATTCGCCGGTGGCCGGCTATTTCATGATGAAACGCGGGCTTGTGGTGGAAGGTATCCATTTCGAGTCTCCGCCGTATACCACCGTCCGGGCCCGTCAGAAGGTTTATGATCTGGCGGAAAAGATGGCGCATTATCTTCCGCGTGGAAAAATGCTGATTCACATCGTTCCGTTTACGAAACTGCAGAGGGCGATTTTTGATAATGTGCCGGAGAGCTATGGCATGACGGTGATGCGGCGCATGATGTACCGGGTAACGGAGCATATTGCGAATGACCGAAAAATCCGTCTGCTGGCGAACGGGGAAAGTCTGGGACAGGTGGCATCGCAGACACCTGACAGCATGTGGGCAATCAATGCCGTAACCCATCTTCCGGTGATTCGTCCGCTGGCCTGTATGGATAAGGTTGATATCATGGAGACGGCGCGGAGGATTGATACCTATGATATTTCCATCCGTCCGTTTGAGGACTGCTGCACGGTTTTTGTTCCTAAGTATCCAAGTACTTCGCCGTCGCTTAAAAAATGCGAAAAATATGAAGGCTTTTTCGACTGGGCTCCGCTGGTGGAAAAATGTGCGCAGGCGGCGGAGACGGTTACGGTCGAGGCCGGCAAGCCGATCCGACTTGATACGGATACAACCGACGAAATCTGTTCGCTGCTTTAG
- a CDS encoding Na+:solute symporter has translation MHLFDYIVILLYVLGIVGAGMVFAGRMKNSKDMFAAGGQSPWWVSGLSGFMTMFSAGTFVIWGGIAYTYGFVAVAINMCYGLSALLVGWLLAGLWRRLGVNSASDFLQLRFGSSIVQFYTWFQGTIGIFAVGGSIYALSKIICALMPLPPGHLLADPATGMLSVSFTSVLLCLVVIAIAFSGGLWAVLMTDVLQFIILVVSVVIVVPLILIKAGGWGTFIENAPEGFTSPVAADFTWWFMAGWVVIHFFKIGGEWGFVQRFTCVSSARDARRAAYLFGAMYLISPLFWMLPPLVFRVLNPDVDAEQAYILSCRLVLPAGMMGLMVAAMASATASAATTQLNVFAGAFTTEVYQRLLKPDASDRQMVFAGRLFTVMLGAVVVAGSLLIPRYGYTSFILDLTTLLTGPLVLPTIWGLFSKKIGIKAVWGTTLVGFVSAAVVKFGLSANGFLAEVSFLSPLSDFIAAHSRIADLTSGILVPLVVLILLELVEKNEQPGWRKVLESKQAFQESEAVESSALPAKMVAITLAAIAAVMTVLGIINRAELKVLILFALILATVAAFLGFFIRMRSAKSKSGMAKSGKPLVR, from the coding sequence ATGCATCTGTTCGATTATATTGTAATTCTGCTCTACGTGCTGGGCATTGTCGGTGCGGGCATGGTGTTTGCCGGCCGGATGAAAAATTCAAAGGATATGTTTGCTGCGGGCGGGCAGTCGCCGTGGTGGGTTTCGGGGCTGTCCGGATTTATGACGATGTTTTCAGCGGGCACATTTGTGATCTGGGGCGGGATTGCTTATACATACGGATTCGTCGCGGTGGCGATTAATATGTGCTACGGCCTTTCGGCGCTGTTGGTCGGCTGGCTTCTGGCGGGGTTGTGGCGCAGGCTCGGGGTGAATTCTGCATCGGACTTTCTGCAATTGCGGTTCGGTTCTTCGATCGTTCAGTTCTATACCTGGTTTCAGGGTACCATCGGAATTTTTGCGGTGGGAGGTTCCATTTATGCGCTTTCCAAAATTATCTGTGCTCTGATGCCGCTGCCGCCGGGGCATCTGCTGGCTGACCCGGCCACCGGTATGCTGTCGGTTTCTTTTACATCTGTTCTGCTCTGCCTGGTGGTGATTGCCATTGCCTTTTCGGGAGGACTCTGGGCCGTATTAATGACAGATGTGCTGCAGTTTATTATTCTGGTGGTTTCGGTGGTGATTGTGGTTCCGCTGATTCTGATTAAAGCCGGAGGATGGGGAACGTTTATTGAAAATGCACCGGAAGGATTCACCTCTCCGGTGGCGGCGGATTTCACCTGGTGGTTCATGGCCGGATGGGTTGTAATCCATTTTTTTAAAATCGGTGGTGAGTGGGGGTTTGTTCAGCGGTTTACCTGTGTGTCGTCGGCCCGGGATGCGCGTCGGGCAGCCTATCTGTTCGGGGCCATGTATCTGATCAGCCCGCTTTTCTGGATGCTTCCTCCACTGGTTTTCCGGGTGCTGAATCCGGATGTGGATGCGGAACAGGCTTATATTCTTTCGTGCAGACTGGTGCTGCCGGCCGGTATGATGGGACTGATGGTGGCCGCCATGGCGTCGGCCACCGCCAGTGCCGCAACTACGCAGCTTAATGTATTTGCCGGGGCCTTTACCACCGAGGTGTATCAGCGGTTGCTGAAACCGGATGCTTCAGATCGGCAGATGGTTTTTGCGGGACGTCTTTTCACGGTTATGCTGGGCGCAGTTGTTGTTGCCGGGTCGCTGCTGATTCCGCGGTACGGGTATACAAGCTTTATTCTTGATCTCACGACGCTGCTCACTGGTCCGCTGGTGCTGCCTACGATCTGGGGGCTGTTTTCGAAGAAGATCGGTATTAAGGCGGTCTGGGGAACAACGCTGGTCGGATTTGTCAGTGCGGCGGTCGTAAAATTCGGTCTTTCGGCGAACGGGTTCCTGGCCGAAGTCTCTTTTCTTTCACCGCTTTCAGACTTTATTGCGGCGCACAGCCGGATTGCTGATCTGACGTCGGGAATTCTGGTGCCGCTGGTTGTGCTGATTCTTCTCGAACTGGTGGAAAAAAATGAACAGCCGGGCTGGCGGAAGGTTCTGGAATCAAAACAGGCCTTTCAGGAATCGGAAGCGGTCGAGTCGTCCGCCCTGCCTGCAAAAATGGTGGCGATAACACTGGCGGCTATCGCGGCGGTCATGACCGTGCTCGGCATTATCAACCGTGCGGAGTTAAAAGTACTGATTCTTTTCGCCCTGATTCTTGCCACTGTTGCGGCATTTCTCGGGTTCTTCATCCGTATGCGTTCAGCAAAATCGAAATCCGGTATGGCGAAATCGGGAAAGCCGTTGGTCAGGTGA
- a CDS encoding cysteine desulfurase encodes MYFDYAATTPPDDEVLKTFDAVNRNFWANPHALHRPGMRAEQLLEQARVQVLSLLGAENGFRCIFTSGATESNNMAIRGAANRFKSRGRHLITSAVEHPSVLTVFQSLESEGFEVTLLPVLDNGTVDPEELKAALRPDTTLISLMHVNNEVGAINDLPTLGKLIKENSNAVFHVDAAQSVGKLPVDLSKLRVDMLTFSAHKFYGLKGSGALIFPEKMVFKPLLYGGGQEFGLRSGTADPARAAALAKALRLSLENWDEKLAKVSRLKCRIVEALTEIPDVEINGSIDEGSPYIINCSVAGIKPETILQGLSEKGIYISTVSACSARQTIESGVVRAVTGSPERAQHSIRISLASITVQKEVDTLCATLSTIIEMLR; translated from the coding sequence ATGTATTTTGATTATGCTGCAACGACGCCTCCGGATGATGAGGTGCTGAAAACCTTTGATGCTGTAAATCGCAATTTCTGGGCGAATCCGCATGCGCTGCATCGCCCCGGAATGCGGGCGGAGCAGCTGCTGGAACAGGCGCGCGTGCAGGTGCTTTCTTTGTTGGGGGCGGAAAACGGATTCCGCTGTATTTTTACGAGCGGAGCGACGGAATCGAACAACATGGCGATCCGCGGGGCGGCGAACCGGTTTAAATCGCGGGGGCGGCACCTGATTACATCGGCGGTGGAGCATCCTTCGGTCCTGACGGTTTTTCAATCTCTGGAAAGTGAGGGGTTTGAAGTAACGCTTCTGCCGGTTCTGGATAACGGGACGGTTGATCCTGAGGAGCTGAAGGCGGCGCTGCGGCCGGATACCACATTGATTTCGCTGATGCATGTGAACAACGAGGTCGGCGCGATTAATGATCTGCCAACCCTCGGAAAGCTGATCAAGGAAAATTCCAATGCGGTATTTCACGTCGATGCGGCTCAGTCGGTGGGGAAACTGCCGGTTGATCTGAGTAAACTCCGGGTGGATATGCTGACATTTTCCGCGCATAAATTTTATGGATTGAAGGGTTCGGGTGCGTTGATTTTTCCGGAAAAGATGGTCTTTAAACCATTGCTGTATGGCGGCGGTCAGGAATTCGGGCTGCGTTCCGGTACGGCGGATCCGGCGCGTGCCGCGGCGCTGGCGAAGGCACTTCGGCTTTCGCTGGAAAACTGGGATGAAAAGCTGGCGAAGGTGAGCCGGCTGAAATGTCGGATTGTGGAAGCACTTACAGAAATTCCGGATGTTGAAATCAACGGCTCGATAGATGAGGGGTCACCGTATATCATTAATTGTTCGGTGGCCGGCATTAAACCGGAAACGATTCTTCAGGGGTTATCGGAAAAGGGCATTTATATTTCGACGGTGTCAGCCTGCTCGGCCCGGCAGACGATCGAAAGCGGGGTGGTGCGGGCTGTGACAGGAAGTCCGGAGCGTGCGCAGCACAGTATTCGCATCAGCCTGGCCTCAATCACTGTGCAGAAAGAAGTCGACACACTCTGCGCTACATTGTCCACTATCATTGAAATGCTCCGCTGA
- a CDS encoding patatin-like phospholipase family protein yields MKKIGLTLGGGGAKGFAHLAVLEVFDELGIKPSYISGTSIGAIIGALYASGNTAEEIHEMISTLFVAPKKNGIKTILKPNENFKFLELFDPHLSLKPKGLIKGEKLLNFLYEKIGVSTFEELEIPLKTVATDFWRNEQVVFSSGELLPAIRASMAIPYVFTPICMNDQVLVDGGLVNNVPLDLLSSECDIRIAVDVMGESSKPKTKVPNPIEAIFHTYEVMMITIAEEKRISHPVDIFLRIPLVDAELLDFHKTELIYNQGLAVKEEFRRRLTKLLENKHSILNWLRRR; encoded by the coding sequence ATGAAAAAGATCGGACTGACTTTGGGGGGCGGCGGTGCTAAAGGATTTGCGCATCTGGCGGTACTTGAAGTATTCGATGAGCTCGGCATTAAACCTTCGTATATTTCGGGAACGAGTATCGGTGCTATTATCGGGGCGCTTTATGCATCGGGAAACACTGCTGAAGAGATTCATGAAATGATCAGCACCCTTTTTGTTGCTCCGAAAAAAAACGGCATTAAGACGATTCTTAAACCGAATGAGAATTTTAAGTTTCTTGAGCTGTTCGATCCCCATCTGAGTCTTAAACCGAAGGGACTGATCAAGGGGGAGAAGCTGCTCAATTTTCTTTATGAAAAAATCGGTGTGTCCACTTTTGAAGAACTGGAGATTCCGCTCAAAACCGTGGCCACTGATTTCTGGCGGAATGAACAGGTGGTGTTCAGTTCGGGTGAACTGCTTCCGGCCATCCGCGCCAGTATGGCGATTCCCTATGTGTTCACTCCGATCTGTATGAACGACCAGGTGCTGGTTGATGGCGGACTGGTGAATAATGTTCCGCTGGATTTGCTGAGCTCTGAGTGTGATATTCGTATTGCCGTAGATGTGATGGGGGAGAGCTCCAAACCCAAAACAAAAGTTCCGAATCCCATTGAGGCCATTTTTCATACTTACGAAGTGATGATGATCACGATTGCCGAAGAAAAGCGTATTTCGCATCCGGTGGATATCTTTCTGCGTATTCCGCTGGTGGATGCGGAACTGCTCGATTTTCATAAAACGGAACTGATTTATAACCAGGGGCTCGCCGTTAAAGAGGAATTCAGACGCCGACTGACGAAACTGCTCGAGAATAAACATTCGATTCTTAACTGGCTGCGGAGAAGATAA
- a CDS encoding alpha/beta fold hydrolase has translation MKKQIATSPFLLYLICGLCCGCTKDKPCATSPETVVLLHGLARSGKAMNKLERKLTAEGYNVINVDYPSTSATIEKLTHDIFRSLEPDIDGTKTVHFVTHSMGGLILREHLEHHTLPNLGRVVMLAPPSRGSEVTDKLGNVFLYQWINGPAGDQLGTGTDSHPLRLKDPEFELGIIAGDRSINPILSMLIPGPDDGKVAIARVRPETYSDFLQLHTTHTTIMWNKEVIQQTILFLKTGRFRPPSPHISNHSMQY, from the coding sequence ATGAAAAAACAAATTGCAACCTCTCCGTTTCTGCTATACCTCATTTGCGGATTGTGCTGTGGCTGTACAAAAGACAAACCCTGTGCAACCAGCCCCGAAACCGTTGTCCTGCTGCACGGACTGGCCCGGTCCGGCAAGGCAATGAATAAGCTGGAAAGAAAATTGACGGCGGAAGGATACAACGTGATCAACGTCGACTATCCTTCCACCTCTGCCACAATCGAAAAACTGACCCACGATATTTTCCGGTCACTGGAACCGGATATCGACGGAACGAAGACGGTCCATTTTGTGACGCACTCTATGGGTGGACTGATCCTGCGCGAGCACCTGGAGCATCACACGCTTCCCAACCTTGGCAGAGTCGTCATGCTTGCCCCACCGAGCCGCGGCAGTGAAGTAACTGACAAACTCGGCAACGTCTTTCTTTATCAATGGATCAACGGTCCGGCCGGGGATCAGCTGGGCACAGGAACCGACAGCCACCCGCTCCGGCTGAAGGATCCGGAGTTTGAACTGGGCATCATTGCGGGCGACCGCTCGATCAACCCGATTCTATCCATGCTGATTCCCGGACCGGACGATGGCAAAGTCGCAATCGCCCGGGTCCGCCCAGAAACGTACAGCGACTTTCTGCAACTCCACACCACGCATACCACAATAATGTGGAATAAAGAGGTTATTCAACAAACGATCCTCTTTCTTAAAACCGGTCGTTTCAGGCCTCCATCACCCCACATATCAAACCATTCCATGCAGTATTAA